The region GCTTTTATCGATTTGCATTCCAGTTATGGGATGCCTAAAATTCCGAAAGGAAAGAAGAGTTCGAAAAAAGCTCTTTTTAATAGTCCAAAAGGAACAGCACTTGGATGGAACATGGCCGTTAAGCCAGAAGTATCCGCTGCTAACTTATATGAGATAAATGAAGAAGATGCATTAACTCTTCTTGAAAATGGATTTGGCGCCGTACTCACAGGTCAGCGTGATGGAGTTGTAAGGGGAACAAATACCTTGGTTGAACTTACCATCGAAAATGAACACGAGTCGATTTTAATTGAAAATGCATCAACCGAATATTCGTTGAATAAAGGGATGTCTGTTCAAAATTACCCTACCTCAAGAATGGGAGCAATTGCCTTATTAAGGCAAACCAATTTAGACGCACAGTGGTATGATCAAGCAAAAGTTGATCAGACAAATTTATCGTTAGAGGCTTTTAATCGGAATAAGAAATACCCAACAATGGCGTTCGCCACTAACTACCTCGATGTACTTCGTCTCGATAAGATTGGCGATGAGTTTGGTGAGCAATATATCTTAGGCGGTGGCGGAGACGAGTATAAAAGAATAGCAGAGCTAAAAGCAACCAATGCTTTATTTGTTATTCCAATCGACTTTGAAAAGGCGTTCAAATTAGAAGATCCGATGATGGCTGATATTGTTGAATTGGGTCAGTTGAAATCTTGGGAGATGGAACCTTTTAATCCATCAATTCTTGCTAAAGAAAACATTGAATTTGCAATCTCTACGAAAGGACATAAAGGGATGTCGAAATTTTGGGAACATTTAAGAAAGGCAGTAGAATGTGGATTGTCTGAAGAGGATGCCCTTAGATCCTTAACAAGTACGCCAGCAAAAATGTTAAATGCCGAGGATCAAATAGGATCATTACAGAAAGATAGAAGAGCAAATTTCTTTATCGCTTCTGGAAATATTTTTACCGAGGAGGAAACAATTATTGAAACATGGGTAGCAGGAACAAAATTCGAATTTTCGGATCAGTCTCCATTAGATATTAGAGGTGACTATACCTTGAAGCTTGATAAGGAATACATTCTAAATGTGAAGGGAAAATTGTTATCTCCCAAAGGAGAGATTGTAATTAATGACACGACGACAAAGGATGTCACTATAAAAACAGAAGGTAAAAACCTGTTATTGTCGTTTGATCTTGACGAAGGAAAAACGCGACTAAACGCAACAGTCGATTCCAAATCGAAAGACTGGATTGGTACTGGGGTAAATACTGACGGTCAAAGGATTCAATGGGAGGCAAAGTTTACAAAGGTTTTCAAAGAAGAGGAGAAGAAAGCCAAAAAGGAGAAAAAGGCCCCTTCTCATGGAGATATATTATTCCCCAATAAGGCATATGGTTTCAAAGAGGTGCCATCTCTAAAGGATTACTTAATAACCAATATCACGGTTTGGACTTGTGAAGAGGAAGGCAATCTAAAATATACTTCGGTAAAAATATCGAAGGGTAAGATCGTTGAAATTGGTAAAGACTTGAAGGAGACGGAGGGCATCACAATAATTGACGGTACAGGTAAACATCTAACTCCTGGATTTGTAGATGAGCATTCTCATATAGGTGTTTCGGGCGCGGTGAATGAATGGTCGGAGTCGGTTACATCTGAAGTTAGAATAGGAGATGTGTTAAACCCAGAAGACATAAGTATCTATTATCAGCTTGCTGGAGGTACAACAACATCTCAGATTTTACATGGCTCGGCAAACTGTATTGGCGGTCAGTCGGCATTAATAAAATTACGTTGGGGAAGTTCGGCAGAGGAACTTAAAATCAAAAATGCAGATGGCTTTATCAAGTTTGCCTTGGGAGAGAATGTTATTAAATCGAGTGGAACTTATAACACAAATCAATTTCCAAGAACTAGAAGTGGGGTAGAACAATTAGACAAGGATGCTTTTATTAGAGCCCAAGAATATTTGGCAGATTGGAAAAACTACAACGCACTTTCTTCCAAAGGAAAAGAGAATAAAATAATGCCTCGAAAAGATTTAGAGCTCGATGCTCTTGGGGAGATATTAAATAAGAAACGGTTTATCACCTGTCACTCTTATGTGCAAAGTGAGATAAACATGCTAATGCATTTGGCCGATACATTCGGATTTAAGATCAACACGTTTACACACATTTTAGAGGGATATAAGATTGCTGACAAGATGAAAGCACATGGTGCTGGGGCTTCTACATTCGCCGATTGGTGGGCATACAAGAAAGAAGTAATGGATGCCATTCCGCAAAATGCGAAAATTTTACACAAGGAGGGAGTTGTAGTTGCATTGAATTCCGATGATGATAACGAAGGAAGTAACCTGAACTTGTTGGCCGCTAAAGTTTATATGTATGGCGGACTGACACAAGAAGAATCCCTAAATATGATTACAATTAATCCTGCTAAACTTCTTCATTTAGACAATAGAATTGGAAGCATCGTTAAGGGTAAGGATGCCGATTTAGTAATCTGGGATGGCAACCCACTCTCTATTTATTCGACTGTTTTAAAAACATTTATTGATGGCAAATGCTATTACGATAAAGAGGATGATGTGGTAAGACAAGAGGAGATTCAAAAGGAAAGAACGAGGATTATTAACAAGATGATGGGTGGAGATTCGGATGAGGAAGAGAAACAAGATTTACCATTAAAGGATAAGAATAAGAAGGTCGATATGTGTATGGATGTTCATAACGAAATAGAATGAGAGGCTTTTTAATAAGTATATTTATCGTTGTTTCTTACTTGCAAGTAAGCGCACAAATTCCTGTTCCGGCTTCTGAGCAGTTGGAAGGCTTTTTGTTTGTAAATGCTACTGCTCATCTTGGAAATGGAAAGGTAATTGAGGATGCTGCTTTTGGAATTGTAGGTGGAAAAATTTCGTTGATCGATGAAAACTCAGCAGAGTTTAGAATGCTTTTTAGCAATATTGTCGATTTAAAAGGTAAACATATTTATCCTGGTTTTATTAACGCACGAAGTAATTTAGGCCTAGCCGAAACATCCAGTATTCGGTCTACTCGCGACGATAAAGAGATTGGCGATTTTAGACCGCATATTTATACAGCTAAAGCATATAACGCAGATAACATTGTAATTCCTACAGTTCGTTCGAACGGGGTTTTACTATCAAACGTAACTGGGTCGGGAGGGGTAATTACTAATACTTCCGCTGTAATGCATGCCGATGCCTGGAACTGGGAAGATGCATTGGTGAAAGATGACATTGGAATTTGGTTGAACTGGCCCGAGAAGGTAACATGGTCTAGTAAAGAAGTTAAATACACTGCATCAAAAACATACGATGAGGAAGTTAAAAATATAAAAGAGTTTTTTGAAGAAGCCAAAATGTACGCGGATACGAGAGGGAGTGCAGGCACTAATTTGAAGTACGAAGCGATGACCAAAATTTTTGGGGATGGGAAACGAACTTTCGTCGTGGCAAACTTTTCGAAAGAGATATTGGATGCGATAAATACCTTGAAAGAAGTAGGTGTCAAGGATATTGTATTGGTAGAGGCAGCAGAGGCGTATAAGCAGACTGCTTTTTTAAAGCAAAATGAAATTCCTGTTATGCTTGGTGAATTAAAAGCTCTCCCAAATA is a window of Flavobacteriales bacterium DNA encoding:
- a CDS encoding amidohydrolase family protein is translated as MYRLIIALLLLLGSVQRVQSQETFHPNGVADETEFTHAFVHAKIHIDHQTVLENATLIIKGKKIIATGTDIEIPKNAVVHELGRKYIYPAFIDLHSSYGMPKIPKGKKSSKKALFNSPKGTALGWNMAVKPEVSAANLYEINEEDALTLLENGFGAVLTGQRDGVVRGTNTLVELTIENEHESILIENASTEYSLNKGMSVQNYPTSRMGAIALLRQTNLDAQWYDQAKVDQTNLSLEAFNRNKKYPTMAFATNYLDVLRLDKIGDEFGEQYILGGGGDEYKRIAELKATNALFVIPIDFEKAFKLEDPMMADIVELGQLKSWEMEPFNPSILAKENIEFAISTKGHKGMSKFWEHLRKAVECGLSEEDALRSLTSTPAKMLNAEDQIGSLQKDRRANFFIASGNIFTEEETIIETWVAGTKFEFSDQSPLDIRGDYTLKLDKEYILNVKGKLLSPKGEIVINDTTTKDVTIKTEGKNLLLSFDLDEGKTRLNATVDSKSKDWIGTGVNTDGQRIQWEAKFTKVFKEEEKKAKKEKKAPSHGDILFPNKAYGFKEVPSLKDYLITNITVWTCEEEGNLKYTSVKISKGKIVEIGKDLKETEGITIIDGTGKHLTPGFVDEHSHIGVSGAVNEWSESVTSEVRIGDVLNPEDISIYYQLAGGTTTSQILHGSANCIGGQSALIKLRWGSSAEELKIKNADGFIKFALGENVIKSSGTYNTNQFPRTRSGVEQLDKDAFIRAQEYLADWKNYNALSSKGKENKIMPRKDLELDALGEILNKKRFITCHSYVQSEINMLMHLADTFGFKINTFTHILEGYKIADKMKAHGAGASTFADWWAYKKEVMDAIPQNAKILHKEGVVVALNSDDDNEGSNLNLLAAKVYMYGGLTQEESLNMITINPAKLLHLDNRIGSIVKGKDADLVIWDGNPLSIYSTVLKTFIDGKCYYDKEDDVVRQEEIQKERTRIINKMMGGDSDEEEKQDLPLKDKNKKVDMCMDVHNEIE
- a CDS encoding amidohydrolase family protein; this translates as MRGFLISIFIVVSYLQVSAQIPVPASEQLEGFLFVNATAHLGNGKVIEDAAFGIVGGKISLIDENSAEFRMLFSNIVDLKGKHIYPGFINARSNLGLAETSSIRSTRDDKEIGDFRPHIYTAKAYNADNIVIPTVRSNGVLLSNVTGSGGVITNTSAVMHADAWNWEDALVKDDIGIWLNWPEKVTWSSKEVKYTASKTYDEEVKNIKEFFEEAKMYADTRGSAGTNLKYEAMTKIFGDGKRTFVVANFSKEILDAINTLKEVGVKDIVLVEAAEAYKQTAFLKQNEIPVMLGELKALPNSEDDDLKIVAKQAKILQDEGILFCVYRDNFWDSRNLPFSAGIGVTYGLTKEEALSAITGNAAKIIGIDDIVGTLEVGKDATVLITDGDPLDYLTHKIEKAFIQGREIDLDNHHKQLDAKFSRKLGQ